A segment of the Gossypium hirsutum isolate 1008001.06 chromosome D10, Gossypium_hirsutum_v2.1, whole genome shotgun sequence genome:
ttttaaaaaatatttttatatttattttagtataatatttaaaaattttatatatttttattttgttatagttTTACATAtagtcatattaattttttaatgtttatgtgttataaattatataatataaaacattacaaactTAAAAATTAGGTTGGGCAAGCTTGAGTCTTGAAAATTAAATTCAGGAAAACTTGTCAAACAACAGAAACTAGTTTACGTAGAAGCATCCAAAcaccataaaatataattttattttagaaaattaatttatattttaaaaatcattttctgaaagttattttcaatgaaataaaGATATCCTCAAACACAAATCTTTTGCCACTACtccatttaaattatttttcattttaatttcgtaCGTTTTATATGTGTATTATTATTAGTttcttcatcatttgttgtaTATTATTTGTAAACATAcacctatattttaaatatgtaatttctACACGCATATAAtctgatagaatttctagttaattataatgtatttaatttattttaataatttaaaaagttttgttacaatttataaaaataagttaTGAATATGACCTATTCTAATTAAATTGTGTGAAATTACATATTTGAGAAACAAGTTAATTAGAGTAgctaaaagttttttaaaatacaagtttttattttaataaaaaagtttaaagataattttaatcataaataaaatttcttattttaagAAAAACCTAAAATGCATTGTAAATAGAAATGGTTTCAAATTTGAGaaagttattttaaatataaagaaaatatttatatttattttaaattaaatgaaatattatttattgattaagaTGTGGGCTcaacaattacataaaaaaagaTAAGGTGTTAAGTCATAAAATGTGTCCACTTATTGTGATCTTGTGATGCCACTTAgattatttcttaatttgtttgtgtatcttattttattatatatactctcatttttaggatattttatgCTTCTTTCTTGTGATCATATCTTAGTTACTCCCAATTTCTTTACTCAACTTAAAGCCTCTTTATATACAACAATTACATTGTAATTGATATAATTTTATAGTAAAAGTATgattcattttattaatttattagagTTCAAGTAACTCTCAATTTGATTTATATTCTCAGCAAAAACTTTATTTCTCAAAACGATTAGTCCTTTACTCTTCAATAGAAGACTTATATTTTGTTAATGAccaattaaattatacaattatattatgaatgaaattaaaaaaagattaaattataaaattactaacaTATACTTTTCAATTGAATTAATACTTTGAATGAAAGTGAGAAAAAGGTTCATCTAAAAACATaacaagaaaagaaataaaaaattcaagcattggTTCAAAATTATCCTACGGAGGTTTAGAAGTAACCTATATCCTAAATGGAGACGACTGTCGACGAATAGCAGTTGGTGAATGATAACATGTTAAATTtgcatgattttttatgtttgaatCCGTCAATTCTTGAATTGATCCTTGCTAAAttagtgattttatgttttaatcctgTTAGGAATGCAATTGGGATGTTATGACTAAAAAACGAGTAGAAAAGGACTTATCAGATTTCTTTTGATCTTGTAGAAGCTAAAATCAGAAGAAAatctgattttatttttatttacttctaATTTTGTATAGTGGGTAGTTAGgccaaatttagtaaatcatttatatataaatagGGCATTTGTGGTAGCTTGAAGACAGACCGGAAATTAATTGGATTTAATGCAATTatccattttatttcttttgttcaaAAACATATGTAGcttattcttttctttctgttattttcatttcaatagctttccatttctttattagcTTAATAATTTTCCAAGTCCCGTTTCTTTTCCATCGATCTCCATTTCCATTTAATCCTTTGCCATAAACCAACAAAAGCATAataaatttcatgcttcactaaaATTCTAACTTAGCTTTAGGCTAGGTATTATTTTCGGTCAGGAATTGTGAGAAATGTATCCGCACTAAGAATCTTTCAAATTAGTATTCACCATCTCTCCGGAATATTGGGATTGAAaaattcatcccttaaagttaactcgatttcaaTTCAAAgagtgcacgttgggttggagtgGTTTTAGCGTACAGTTGGGAAGACGAGTCGACCGTGCTTTATTCAGATTTTCGTGAACAAATTAGGGAGATTGTGATCGGATTTAAACGTCCCACGCGGTTGAAGCTGTTAATTcaagttgggttcttcagaatgCAAGGCTGCCGGGGTCTTGAATCACGAACGCGTGTATCACGATTAGACAATcgataagggttggtttgcagggcATACCAGGATCaactacgagaggaagaattggcggttaggacgttcttaaccGCTACAACCAGCTTATTGTTTGGAGGAGAAAACTAATTTTCGAGGATCGATTCAAAAACCGGAATCTGCCGAATCTAGGGTTAAGGCTTTTAATTCTGCTCGCAAAAATCCAAattcattttctaatttaattttactttcgatctctttaattgtttatttctactattattatttaatttctagacaTTTCCAACTCccctaatctatttaattttcttttcagcAGGTCTGTTTGGAGTCGTAGGAACTACTTTTGCCACGATTATTGGCTCGACCGAAATTTTGCTCATATGAAAAACACGAAAGTTGATCATAATATCCAATCcctgtggactcgaccctactactctttactactatttagagttattttattgTAGAAAGTAGaaactatttttggtgattttgacgCCCATCAGTGAACGCTGCGAAGGCGtagatttttgttaaaaatataaattaaattgggGATTTGAGAATAAGAGTAAGACATTTATTAAAAAGATCTCAATATTGTAATTCGACTCTATCTCTAATTAAGTGTTGTTTGAtttggaaagaaagaaagaaatttaaaataagttattagAATTGTTATGTATTtacatttgattaaaaattttatttaattttaaaattatatatttacatttgataaattgtaaataaatagtatatttaaattttagaattaaaaaaagaattaatttattaaattgtgtgaaaattaaattttaatattattatatagaatttataaaaagaaaaaaaatggaaaacccCGACATAGTGGGGTTAATTAAGATTATAATATCGAGCTGATATTAGAAGCGATAGCAAGTTAACTTTGTGTGTTTAATGTACTTATTTGTGGTCAAACCTTGAAGAGAATGCTACTAGCTAAGCTTGtgtttcttgttttaattttgttagaGACGAATTTAGAGTGTCGAAATTCAAAATCAAgcaaaatggattgaattggaacaaaaagaaagaaaaggggtcAAATTGGAAAAATTGCAGAATCAATGGTTGATTAAAAAAgtcaaattatgaatttattaaactCTGTGAATAGAAAAAAGTTTGATTTTAGTTGGTTGATTAAGTATAATGTTAGGTGGAATCATGCTAAAATTTGGCATATGAAAAGTgtataaatattttgtaatggTGGCTTGGTAAAGACACTTGAATGGGatgaaaaactatttttattttctattttccaCACGTCTTTAGCTTTTGAAAAGCTTACTGTCATTTTTTTCACTTCCTTATTTTGGTTCAATTTTTTCTTCACCTattattttccattaaaattattattttttaaatacccATCGATTAATTTCATGCTCAATTAAATCTCATTTAACCTTAGACTGGTTATCATTTCTATCAAAAATCGTGAGATATGAACATGTACTAAAACTTTTCAACACAGTATTCGTAATTTCTCTAATATATGGGATAGTCACAATCGTCCCTTAAAGTTGATTCAATTTCAGCTCAAAGTGCATGTTGGGAGGGAGTTGTTTTGGCGTACAGTTGGGAAAGCAAGTCGGTCGCCTATTGTATTCGAGTTCTCGCGAACTAATTGGCGTGTCCAATTGGAAAAATCTAGTTGGTTCTGTCAAGGGAGATAGATAAGATTTAAACGACTCAcgcggttgaggccgttaattcaAGTTGAGCTTTTCTAGGTCGCAAGGTTATCGAGATCTTAAATCGCGAACACGTGTTACGtggttagataatcggtaaggaCTGGTTTGCAGAACGTACTAGAACCaactacacaaggaagagttgacGGTTAGGGAGTCCCTGATCGCTATAATCAATTTATCGTTAAGAGAAAGAAAATTCATTTTCAAGGATCGGTTTGAGTTTGGAGCGTATCAAGACTAAGGCTAAGTATTCACACATTGatttactaatttaatttaaattacttaattttattttcgcAACTATCATtctaatattcattttattttatatgctgTCGTAGGCACAATAGCTACCTAAACACAAGAATTTGATCACCTAAATGGGAAAATTAGGAATCTCAGTCCCTGTGGGATCAATCCTACTACTCTATACTACTATCTAATTCAATTAGAGCGCAGGAAATTATATTTAGTGATTTTGAAGCCCATCAATAAGCATAAATTTTGTTTAGTTGGGAATAAAGtacttaaaaaaatgtaaaaaaaaatcaaattaattgtttaaagttttttttttggttgtgtgtatccggctaaattcaaatgaaatagaattggttaaatgtgaaaatatttattttaaattttcttttattagaaGGAGCATTTTAGTCTATACgtctaaaaaagttaaaattttagccTCTATACATTAATTTTACTGTTAATAGAATGACATGACTTAACAAAAGTCGGACAtttcattaaatcaaattaaaaaaattattgacttTGAAAACAAATATAATGATGTGATGGACCAAACTACAAATAATATGAACAAATAGAATTGAAAGCAATTTGAGACATATCTTCGTCTTTATTTAGtagtgtttaaaaaaatatttctggaAGAAAATTTGTGCTAAATAAATTACTTTTGGCTGAAATATTTTACTTTTCAGAAATGCTTTTGAAAACACTTCtgaaaatgaaaaactaaaatttttagtcTTTCCTCTCCCAAATACACTTTTTCAccattccaataacatagtattttcttttttttcttggtacttaattacaaatgtgttaaaattattaattaaaaataaaaaaaatatttttaaaatactaattacaaatatttaaaatatagtttatatattctaattaaaatttataaataattaatatttattgcttaaaaatatttaaaatttatatttcatatattaaaatattaacaagttataataatttttttatattcttactaaaatataataatattaactaatttaaatattatttaaatgcatatttgttacttgataataacatgtctaaaatggatattttatttttcaaaagtactttttaacagcaatgctaaatactcaaattttaaactaaacttttcaaaagtatttctcaaaagcacttttcacagcacttttcaaaagtattaCTAAATTAGCCTTAAGTTTGTTTTGATAAGATGTTCATTTTCTCCCCTTCTATTACATGGATATGGGTTGTTGTTTTTGTTCATTAAAAAGTGAAAAGTACATAATTTAGGTGAAAGAGATAGAAATTTGTTCCATTTATTGATATAAGTTTGGTATGTGTTTGCATAAATGACTGAACTTTGTgatcataattcaatttaataaaaaaaaaatttaggttctgcttaaaaattaacattttttgttGTGGAAACATCTAAGTTAATGTAACACATAATTATAATGCAAGTGCATATATGTATACACCCTAAAACAACACAAACCACACAGACATTCCACATGCAAACCTTAACGTTTCAAATTTCAAGTGTTAAATAGTAGGTACCACATAACATTTCGAACAACTAAACATCTAGCAATGTCTCAAAGGAGGCCATTGTATAACCAATTGCAATTGAGAGGCAAAATTGTTATATCTTAATCTCTGGGACCGAGCAATAAGCTTAGTGAACCCCTCGGGCACACCTCTTAGAAGCACACCTAAGCTTAGCACTCATGAGGGCCTCATTTAGTAACTGCCACTTCTGACTCCAACTATCATGTCTCATCTAGATGATTGAAAGTATGTCCAATTGCCACCTTATGTAGGCCAATAGTAGCAAGCTACTTGGCCACTTTCCTCTAGTCCACTTGTAATAACTCGACACGTGAGACAAGGGTCTCTCTCTCTCCCCCCCCCCTAACACACACATTCTTCCTTTCTCTCCTTCTCCCTCTAGCACCTTCCTCGACAGCTCTCCACTTTGCTTTGAGCGAAGTGAAACATCCATCTTCATTTCCCTTTCCACCTAGCTTGATACATACATCAACAACAGTATACACTAAAGTTATATaatttaagaagaaaaagaaatatttttctttatataaatGAATACTTTTTCTCTATATTGCAAAAAGGGAAAATTATATTTCTTGATTTCTCTTTTATTGCAAGCTTAGTTGAACaaaaaaaaccatatttttttaGTAGTGTGTTAGGGtctcttttaaaataaaacataaatgcAATTTTTCCTTTTTGCAAATCAATTGATTAAATACATTTTTATCTATGTTCTTTTTTATTTCCTTCCAAACTCTAATCCTTTTTATGTAAaacacaaaaaaacaaaaacaaatgagTGTTATTGTTTGAGTCCATTTTTTAGACATTGTTAGTCAAGATTTAAACTTCTCGACCAgaattagtttttttctttttaaagagaGTTTAAAAAGCTGATTGtttttgttatgttacttattttaCCATGATGAAAATCTATCaatatactaaaatttttaaatacatgtttcatatttgttttatattttatgtacagGGTTTGTCATTGTTCTTTTCGATAATATCATCTCGAGTTTACCTTCTCTATTTGCAAGTACATcttaattcaatatatatttttttaactgcgagattatttgataaattgataAGTTGTAGTAGGAAGACATTGATTGTATGTTCCCAAAAATTATTATTCAAACAAATTTCCGAAAGCATGCCTTGGTAAAACTATAGGCCTAAGCAAAATAGGCCTTTTCCTTTTTCGGGGGCAAATAACATAGACCTTCGCAGAGAGttcatttatcaaataaaactgagtgcaaattatatattaagaaaaataaataagtagAAGTCATTAACCAACCAAATAGTAATCTTTCCTATGAACATTTACCTATAAAAGATATTACATAAATAAAGATATATAGTAACTTGTAAGTGAAGTGAAAGTGACCTAATTAAGAGTATTATTAGCTACAAACTAATGAAGCAATCATATTGATTTCTATAGCCTCCAACTCAAGGGAAGTCTCCACTTCTTATGCCAATGTATTGACACTCTTGGCCATGGTGATTGAGATCCAGAACTATTCGATTCAAGAGGCCGGCCACCGATCGCTAAAGGTAACCATACATACCTCGAATCGTTTAATTCAGCCGGATTCCATCGATCCGCCATAAAAATATATGAACCTGGAAGGCCTAGCAGAGGAAGCACAAATGTACTCTGTGACAAAAATGTTGTAAGTCGAAACATTTCCTTCCCTCCGATGCACGGGTCACCAATCGTCTCCCACGGTCCCATGATCGACTCGGCTGCATCTACCTTTGCTTCATTCGGTGCCCATCCAGTGCAAGCCGATGTTATCATGTAGTACGTCCCCTGGTACTTGAAAACAGCAGGGGCTTCCCGGCGTTGTCCAACTAGAATCCTTCGCATATTAGGCTGCACGTCTAGATAATCTTCGGTTAAAGGTCCAATGTGAAGTTCTGTATTCATTTTAGATGAATAAATGATATATGCTACACCATTGTCGTCCTTGAAGATGGTCATGTCCCTACTATCGAATCCATGAGGCCTTCGACTACCGAGATACTGAAAAGGACCTGTTGGGCGATCGCTGATAGCAATGCCAACAGCAGCTTTCCTGTAGTGGACATCGTCAACATGCATCCACATTACGTACTTTCCTGTCTTGTCATTGTAAATGACTTTTGGGCGTTCCAGCATGTTGGATTTGTGGGTTTCATTATTTATCTGTTGTGCAGACAACACAATACCTTGGTTTTGCCATGTCCATAAGTCCTTGGAAGAATAGCAACCAACTCCTATAACACCCACCTGCAGATTACAACAAAAGCAAAATATTCAATATAGGATCTAATATGCAATGAAATGTCTGTCTTTATTAAACTTACTTGTCTGTATTCTCCATACCAATAGTATGTATGCGATGTTTCATCATACAACACACCACCTCCATGAGCTTGAATGGGATTCCCTTGAGTATCCAGCCAAATGTGGCCTGGACGGTAGTAGTAGTGGCTACCATTTGCGGGATGTATAGCACTTTTGATATCTGGAAAGAACAAATGCCGAAGCGGGGAGTTCTCATCCAGAAATTCATCGATCAAGGGTTTAATACCAGCCTGTGGGGAATGCTTGTGTCTCAGAGGAGGAGAGGCCGAGGGCTGGGGAACATGAACATTTCTATGGCTAGCAACAAAGTAGAGTTGGAGCATAAGCAGTAACCCCACCATAGCAACCCTTGACCATCTATACCCTGCATTGCatttataaatgaataaattgcatTAAGTTACCACCTTTTCTGCATGCACGAAACACCAGTTACTAGAAAAAAAGAGTACATAAACAACATATTCAATTTCAGTATCAATCAACTATGAACGCACATAAGCCTGGAGAGAGGGTTGCAGAAGCTCTACTTGCAGGGGTTTGTGGCCGTCGGCCATAACGATGgctggaaaagaaaatagaaaaagcaaAGACAAAAGAGTTGTTTGTTAGAGCAACCAAAGGTGGTGAACCGAATAAACAAGAGAAAGGATTGATGCTTgtgattatatataataatatagaatTGTCTTGCCGCATTCGTTGATATGGCCGAGACTTTATACTTGGCAATTGGAAAAGGAAAGGTAATGCAGTCGTTGGTTCATTTAAAgctctttaatttatttatttttataaagttaaatatAGACTAATTCAACAGCAAATTAAGAAATTATTAGATCTATAacgataaatatcaaatttatacatcAATTTTGATTTACTGTGcaatttaaatatgaattttgatttcaaattaacgtAAAATTGTAATGCTGTTAGTGATTTATGTAAATTgaatcgaataaaaaaaattcatgtataaaatcTTACCTTTAGTCcatccccaacccataaataagagaataatgtgcttcagcacactcgaacccacatcctcctatATTGACGACAACATCCATACTAATCGAACTAATGCTCAATCGactatttaaattttacattacAATTTGGGAGGAAATTAATAGGGAAATAGTGGAACCTAATTCAAGAAGCGAAATTGTTGGCACATTTGTTTTGCATGACTCCTAACATTGGTATTTAGTGTGTTGGAATGAATGATTAGACAACTTCCTGTAAATGTTCCTTAAATTCCCCATAACTCTAACTAAAACATTATCATAATAATAATGAGAATAGAGTAAAGCTCAACTAATTCAACTTCAATTGATTTATTCTATTAAACTACACGACATTCATGatttaaattttagattataaacaaaatataatattcaaaatttaaatttatcaaatagaatttatttttgaaaatgatgACTCAATGTATGAATTAAAACGTATTTTTTTCATACTATTAAACGCAAACTATAATATTTATGGTTTATTATTCATGAGTTTctattttcttaattaatatatttagctaaattaaataagACGTATTACAAAACCAaattattcattttattgttttagGAATATGCAAGGAGGTGTATTTATATTGATTATACATTACCAAATTAAAGTAAGAAATAGGAAATGGAGGAGCTTAActaaacaacaacaataataaaactCGTGACTAGCATCtatttttttagtgaatttattgAACACGAAGGGTTAATCATTGAATTTGTTTCGGTGGATAATTTGAATCAACAaccaagaaaaataatatttcattcTTTAGGTTGTACTTGTCCTCCTACTTTGTTTAACTGTACCGacttaatttttaaagaaaaaactaTTCCAACTTAATTACTAAAACGAAATCCATAAATTTGTACTAACAAAATGTAAAAAGCTACATGGATGTGGCAATGGCAGACAGATACCTTACCCtctttaaaatggtaaatttcttTTGTGGTCccttgaaaaaaatatgaaaggataaattaatataacaataaaattatgcTTTTGACTTCCAAAATGGAAATATTTCACTCTACTCCTTTTAAATAGTttggaatattaaattaatacaataataaaattatattttaacccttaaaaatttataatttaatcttgaTTCCTGGCTTGATGTTTGAAGAACTccaaaaatagttaaaaataatttatataatacaaGAAAAGGCTAAAGACaagggttttaaaaaaatttgtttgaatAACATTTTTGTGAACATGGACGTACAATCTTCTAAAGAAGAACAAAGGAGTTTTAATAATTGTAATAactttttgtgatttttatagtaatataaaaaaatatttaaaattaccgattgagtcttaactcttaactcgattggcataggtattgttgtcaatataggGGATGTGGGTTCAAGTGTGccgaagcgcattatcctcctatttatgggttggaaaAGAGTCATGGGTAATCCTAGACATTATGTAAAAAAGAACAAAGATAATAAATACTTCTTTTTTCGTAAGCTTAATCTCCAAGTTTGCTATTTCATTTAAAAGAACAAGGgtcaaattaaatttaagattaCATTTATTGTTACGCCTTAAATATAAACACTAATTTTGTAATGTATAAAGATGAGTTTAGTCATTTTTAAGTAGaaggattaaaatataatttaaaatataatacaacaatttctaaaatacttttatttttgtatttaatagATAATGGTGGATCGACCCGTTGAAGGGCCAAGCCCAAAACATCATGCCTACAAGGGTTTAgaaaaacttatttaataattaGAAGTAGTTATACTTAACTCAGATtaggttaaatatttatttatttttgttaattatagataaaaaatttaaaattgtaatatgccttaaatttttgtattatttatatatttgaaatgtagttttcatatttttatttttagaaatttagtctttccacttttttagtttaaaattatagATCTATTTGTTAATGCATACGGTTAAAATtcatttgttaaatttgttgatgtgacaaattgaaattttataaaaatactcacttggtattCATGTAGCAAAATGACATTGTAATTAGACCTACTCACTTAGGCTCGAACGCCTCGAAGGCCCACCTAAAAAATAGGAGGGTTTGAACAAAAATACGAGACCCAAAAATAGGTTTTGGTAAAGTTTAAGACTCGTTTTCTATATGGGTCGGGCCTTGGACAAGAATTTTTTTTACTCTAGCCCtataaaaacaattatattaattatatatgttaaatatttattatatatatttatatcaaatcactaacccaataacaattaaacccattacctaaaacctaaaaaaaaaaccttattgaACTAAATAACCtaaccaaaaatataaaattttaaaaattaattttaatataataaaagatttattatttttatttgtgtttctaatataaaaaaatatttatggtagtgtttttaatataaatgttttttaaggtatttttaatgtgttagaaaacttttattttagttttttttaatgcatttagtgtattatatttttgaaaaaaattgttttaaaattaaaacaatctaAAAGAAATCAAATATGGGCGAGCCGGGTTGGACCGGGGTTTACTTTTCTTAAATTAGGTCGGGCCAGACTAGAGCTTGAAAAATTATCTACATACCTTGCATAGGTCTGACTTGACCTGGCCTATGAGCACCTTTAATTGTAAtggacttgaatttaataaagaattttattaatgttaacaaatcataaaaattcacataaacattTTACTTGAAATAAAGTATTTAAATTAAATCTCGGATAAATATTTAAACTGAAAATTAATTACTTTtagataatctaaaaaaattaaaattaaaattgaagttTAAATATGGAAAGATTTGAAGGAATGTCTGAAGGcacttcttttatatatataagtagtATAGATTAATTAAGTAGTGATTTGGGCCATCGTAGCAACTTATTTCAATGAGTTCATCCATTAAAAACAATTGAGAAGaatcatgaaataattaaattaaagagcTTTACTTTAGTAAGaaattcaataataaattaaaaataaaatttagacgAGAATAATGTGGATACATGTTGAGAATGTCCACTACAGGAAACCTATTGATTAGtgc
Coding sequences within it:
- the LOC121222475 gene encoding uncharacterized protein isoform X2, producing MVGLLLMLQLYFVASHRNVHVPQPSASPPLRHKHSPQAGIKPLIDEFLDENSPLRHLFFPDIKSAIHPANGSHYYYRPGHIWLDTQGNPIQAHGGGVLYDETSHTYYWYGEYRQVGVIGVGCYSSKDLWTWQNQGIVLSAQQINNETHKSNMLERPKVIYNDKTGKYVMWMHVDDVHYRKAAVGIAISDRPTGPFQYLGSRRPHGFDSRDMTIFKDDNGVAYIIYSSKMNTELHIGPLTEDYLDVQPNMRRILVGQRREAPAVFKYQGTYYMITSACTGWAPNEAKVDAAESIMGPWETIGDPCIGGKEMFRLTTFLSQSTFVLPLLGLPGSYIFMADRWNPAELNDSRYVWLPLAIGGRPLESNSSGSQSPWPRVSIHWHKKWRLPLSWRL
- the LOC121222475 gene encoding uncharacterized protein isoform X1, which gives rise to MRQDNSILLYIITSINPFSCLFGSPPLVALTNNSFVFAFSIFFSSHRYGRRPQTPASRASATLSPGLWYRWSRVAMVGLLLMLQLYFVASHRNVHVPQPSASPPLRHKHSPQAGIKPLIDEFLDENSPLRHLFFPDIKSAIHPANGSHYYYRPGHIWLDTQGNPIQAHGGGVLYDETSHTYYWYGEYRQVGVIGVGCYSSKDLWTWQNQGIVLSAQQINNETHKSNMLERPKVIYNDKTGKYVMWMHVDDVHYRKAAVGIAISDRPTGPFQYLGSRRPHGFDSRDMTIFKDDNGVAYIIYSSKMNTELHIGPLTEDYLDVQPNMRRILVGQRREAPAVFKYQGTYYMITSACTGWAPNEAKVDAAESIMGPWETIGDPCIGGKEMFRLTTFLSQSTFVLPLLGLPGSYIFMADRWNPAELNDSRYVWLPLAIGGRPLESNSSGSQSPWPRVSIHWHKKWRLPLSWRL